The DNA sequence CCTGGGCGAAGAGGCGGCCGGTTCCGAACGCGCCCTGGCCCTAGACATGCGCGAAGGGCAGAAGGTGTTCCATTCGCTGATCGTGCACTACGAAAACGATATCGCGGTGCAAATCGAAGATCGCTTCGTCAATGCATCGGTTGCGCCGGAGTACCTCAAGCAGGACTTCACCAAGCAGACACCGTATGCCTATTTGTCCCAAGTGGCGCCCCTGACCGAGGGCGAGCATGTTGTCGAGGCGATCCTGGCGGAGCCTGAAGAATGCCGCCTGTTGCAGATCGAGCCCGGCGAGCCCTGCCTGTTGATACGGCGGCGCACCTGGTCCGGTCGCACACCGGTGACCGCTGCACGCTTGATCCACCCCGGTTCCCGTCATCGTTTGGAAGGACGTTTCAGCAAATGAGCCAGTTGAAAGTTTTGCGCGCGGCCGATTACCCGCGCATGCCCTGGAAAAATGGCGGTGGCAGCACCGAAGAAATCACTCGCGATGCGGGGAAGGGGCTCGATGGGTTTGGTTGGCGCCTGTCGATCGCCGATATCGCCGAGTCCGGTGGCTTCTCCAGCTTCGCTGGGTACGAGCGCATCATTACCGTATTGCAGGGCGATGGCATGACCTTGCGGGTCGATGGTCACAGTACCCGCAAGCTGCTGCCCTTCGATGCCTTTGCCTTCCGTGGCGAAAGCGCGGTGTCGTGCAATCTGCTCGGCGGTGCGATACGCGATTTCAACCTGATTTATGCACCCCAGCGTTACCGTGCGCGCCTGCAGTGGTTCGATGTGCGCGAGCCGGTGCGCTTGTTCAGCTCAGCCAGCACTGTGCTGGTGTTCAGTGCTGCCGAACAGCTGCAAGTCGAACTGGGCAGGCACGAAGCTGCCTTGCTTGGCGAATATGACTGCCTGCAATTGAACGGTAACAACGAGTTGCTGGAAATCGTACTGACAGGCAAATGCTGCCTGATCGAGCTGACCGCCGCCTAACGGCAGCTGCTACGCAACACCGCACTATCTTCGCTCAAAATGTTACCGAACGCCCCAGGGTGGCGCAAAGCTGCCCTCCGGTAACAAATCCTTGGCATACCAAGTCGATTCCCTACAGATTTTTCATCCCGCCCAAAGGCCCGCTCCGTAAGGCCTTTGCCCGTTTCTCGACTTTTTCACACCTCGAAAATCACAAGTTGGCCGCTTGATTGCATATGCTTGTATGTACAAGTAAAGATGTGTGCGTATGAGTGAACAGGAAATCCTCCGCTCACTCTGCTTGTTAACCGAATTCCGCCTGTCTTGTCGCAGGCTCACTTGCCCATTGCCTGGGTTGGTTTGAACTGATCGCTTGAGGAGTCTTTTTCGTGACTGACAATGCCCAAAACAAATTTCGTGATGTTGAAATCCGTGCCGCTCGCGGTAACAAGCTCACCGCCAAGAGCTGGCTGACCGAAGCGCCGCTGCGCATGCTGATGAACAACCTCGACCCGGAAGTGGCCGAAAACCCGAAAGAGCTGGTGGTTTACGGTGGCATTGGCCGCGCGGCGCGTAACTGGGAGTGCTACGACAAGATCGTCGAGAGCCTGACCAACCTCAACGACGACGAAACCCTGCTGGTGCAGTCGGGCAAACCGGTCGGCGTGTTCAAGACCCACAGCAACGCCCCGCGCGTGCTGATCGCCAACTCCAACCTGGTGCCGCACTGGGCCACCTGGGAGCATTTCAACGAACTGGATGCCAAGGGCCTGGCCATGTACGGCCAGATGACTGCCGGCAGCTGGATCTACATCGGTAGCCAGGGCATCGTCCAGGGCACCTATGAAACCTTCGTCGAAGCCGGTCGCCAGCACTACAACAGCAACCTGAAAGGCAAGTGGGTCCTGACCGCGGGTCTGGGCGGCATGGGCGGCGCCCAGCCACTGGCGGCCACCCTGGCCGGTGCCTGCTCGCTGAACATCGAATGCCAGCAAAGCCGCATCGACTTCCGCCTGAGCAGCCGTTACGTCGATGAGCAAGCCACCGATCTGGACGATGCGCTGGCACGCCTCGACAAATACACCAAGGAAGGCAAGGCCATCTCCATCGCCCTGCTCGGCAACGCCGCCGAAATCCTGCCGGAGCTGGTCAAGCGTGGCGTGCGCCCGGACATGGTCACCGACCAGACCAGCGCCCACGATCCGCTCAACGGCTACCTGCCGGCTGGCTGGACCTGGGAACAGTACCGCGACCGCGCCCTGACCGAACCGGCTGCGGTGGTCAAGGCGGCCAAGCAATCCATGGCCGTCCACGTCCAGGCCATGCTCGACTTCCAGAAGCAAGGCATCCCGACTTTCGACTACGGCAACAACATCCGTCAGATGGCCAAGGAAGAAGGCGTGGAAAACGCCTTCGACTTCCCCGGCTTCGTACCGGCCTATATCCGTCCGCTGTTCTGCCGTGGCATCGGCCCGTTCCGCTGGGCAGCACTGTCGGGTAACGCCGAGGACATCTACAAGACCGACGCCAAGGTCAAGGAACTGATCCCGGACGACGCCCACCTGCACAACTGGCTGGACATGGCGCGCGAGCGCATCAGCTTCCAGGGCCTGCCGGCACGTATCTGCTGGGTTGGCCTGGGCCTGCGCGCCAAGCTGGGCCTGGCCTTCAACGAAATGGTGCGCAGCGGCGAGCTGTCGGCACCGATCGTGATTGGCCGTGACCACCTCGATTCCGGTTCCGTATCGAGCCCGAACCGTGAAACCGAAGCGATGCAGGATGGCTCCGACGCCGTGTCCGACTGGCCACTGCTCAACGCGTTGCTCAACACCGCGAGCGGCGCGACCTGGGTCTCCCTGCACCACGGCGGCGGCGTCGGCATGGGCTTCTCCCAGCATTCGGGGATGGTCATCGTCTGCGACGGTACCGACGAAGCGGCCGAGCGTATTGCCCGCGTACTGCACAACGACCCGGCTACTGGTGTCATGCGTCACGCTGATGCCGGTTACCAGATTGCAATTGATTGCGCCAAAGAGCAGGGCCTGAACCTGCCGATGATCACAGGCTGATAATTGCAGGACCGACGCTTTGTCGGTCCGCCCCTTACCTGTAGGAGCTGGCTTGTCAGCGGTGGAGGCAGCGCACACTGCGCTGCAGAAAACGTATCGAGTCGCTCAAGCTGGTCAAGTTGTTCCTCAAGGAGCACCCTGAAGTCTGGCTCGCCTGGTTCAATGATGAGGCTGCCAAAAAGGTAGGCGCGGCACTCTGAGCCTTGGTGGCTCGTCCGGCGAGAGTCGACGAGCCATATACACTTGATCGAGAGTTTCCTATGTTTCCCGACAGCTTCACGTTCTCTATCGCTGACTGGGTCAATAGCTGGGTCGATGCGCTGGTGACCAACTACGGCGATGTGTTCCGGCGCGTTGCCGACACGCTGCTGTGGGCCATCGTCAACCTCGAAGGCCTGCTGCGTGCAACGCCCTGGTGGTTGATGCTGGCCATTGTTGCCGGTATTGCCTGGCACGCCACGCGGCGAGTGCTGCCGACAGTGATCATTGTCGGCCTGCTGTTTCTGGTTGGGGTCGTGGGGTTGTGGGACAAGCTGATGCAGACCCTGGCGCTGATGCTGGTGGCGACGTTTATCTCGGTGCTGGTCGGCATACCCCTGGGCATTCTCTCGGCGCGCAGCAACCGCCTGCGGGCCTTCCTGATGCCGCTGCTCGACATCATGCAGACCATGCCCAGCTTCGTGTACCTGATCCCGGTACTGATGCTGTTCGGCCTGGGCAAGGTGCCGGCAATCTTCGCCACCGTCATCTATGCCGCGCCACCGTTGATCCGCCTGACTGACTTGGGCATCCGCCAAGTGGACGGCGAGGTGATGGAAGCGATCAATGCCTTCGGCGCCAACCGCTGGCAGCAACTGTTCGGCGTGCAATTGCCGCTGGCCCTGCCGAGCATCATGGCCGGGATCAACCAGACCACCATGATGGCCCTGTCGATGGTGGTCATTGCCTCGATGATCGGTGCCCGTGGCTTGGGTGAAGACGTACTGGTGGGCATTCAGACGCTGAATGTCGGGCGCGGGCTCGAAGCGGGCCTTGCAATCGTGATTCTGGCGGTAGTGATCGACCGGATTACCCAAGCCTATGGTCGGCCACGGCATGAGGTGAACCAGTGAGTACTGCACACAAGATCGAAGTCAGAAACGTTTTCAAAATCTTCGGCGCCCGCGCTGAAGAAGCGCTGGACATGATTGGCCAGAAGAAAACCAAGGATCAGGTCCTGGCCGAAACCGGCTGCGTGGTCGGGGTCAACGACCTGTCGCTGTCCATTGGCAGTGGCGAGATTTTCGTGATCATGGGCCTGTCCGGCTCGGGTAAATCGACCCTGGTGCGTCACTTCAACCGCCTGATCGACCCGACCAGCGGCGCGATCCTGGTCGATGGCGAAGACATTCTGCAATACGACATGGAAGCCCTGCGCCAATTCCGCCGGCACAAGATCAGCATGGTGTTCCAGAGCTTCGGCCTGCTGCCACATCGCACCGTGCTGGATAACGTCGCCTACGGCTTGAAAGTCCGTGGCGAGAGCAAGGAGAAGTGCACCGAACGTGCGCTGCACTGGATCAATACCGTGGGGCTCAAGGGCTACGAAAAGTCTTATCCGCACCAACTGTCCGGCGGCATGCGTCAGCGCGTCGGCCTGGCCCGCGCCCTGGCTGCCGACACGGACATCATTCTGATGGACGAAGCCTTCAGTGCGCTTGACCCGCTGATCCGCGCGGAGATGCAGGACCAGTTGCTCGAACTGCAGAAGACCCTGCACAAGACCATCGTGTTCATCACCCATGACCTCGATGAAGCGGTTCGTATCGGTAACCGTATTGCCATTCTCAAGGATGGCTGCCTGATTCAGGTCGGTACGCCGAAGGAAATCCTTTACCAGCCTGCCGATGAGTACGTCGACCGTTTCGTACAGCGCCGCGTTGCTTCTCTTTAAGGAGAAAGTTTTGAAAGACCCGCAATTACTACAAAGCGTTTTACCGAATCTGTACTGAAACTGATGTTCAACCCTAGCCAGCGTGCCAAGCCGCAAGTCTTCCAAAAAAGAGACGGCGGCGGATAACGGAGAAGTCCGGAGCGATTGGTAGTTAATACAAAACTCTCAAAAGGAGCATAAATGTGACTGCGCTAAACCTTATCCCCGGCCAACTGAGCCTTGCCCAACTGCGTGATGTTTATCAGCAATCGGTAAAAATCAGCCTCGACGACAGCGCCTCGGCACAGATCGAAGCCAGCGTCGCCTGCGTGGAACAAATCCTCGCCGAGAACCGTACCGCTTACGGTATCAACACCGGGTTCGGCCTGTTGGCTTCGACCCGCATCGCCAGTGAGGATCTGGAAAACCTCCAGCGCTCCCTGGTGCTGTCCCACGCTGCCGGTGTCGGCGAGCCCATCAGCGACGCGCTGTGCCGGCTGATCATGGTGCTCAAGGTCAACAGCCTGAGCCGTGGTTTCTCCGGGATTCGCCGCAAAGTGATCGATGCACTGATCTCCCTGATCAACGCCGAAGTTTATCCGCACATCCCGCTCAAGGGCTCGGTCGGTGCTTCCGGCGACCTGGCACCCTTGGCGCATATGTCGCTGGTGCTGCTGGGCGAAGGCAAGGCACGTTACAAAGGGCAATGGCTGCCGGCCACCGAAGCGCTGGCCGTGGCTGGGCTGGAACCTCTGACCCTGGCTGCCAAGGAAGGTCTGGCGTTGCTTAATGGCACTCAGGTTTCCACGGCATTCGCCCTGCGCGGCCTGTTCGAAGGTGAGGACCTGTTCGCAGGCGCACTGGCCTGCGGCAGTCTGACCGTCGAGGCGGTACTGGGCTCGCGTTCGCCATTCGATGCACGGATTCACGCCGCCCGCGGTCAACGTGGCCAGATCGACGCCGCTGCCGCGTATCGTCACCTGCTGGGCGAGCGCAGCGAAGTCTCCGACTCCCACGAGAACTGCGAGAAGGTCCAGGACCCGTACTCCCTGCGTTGCCAGCCACAAGTCATGGGCGCTTGCCTGACCCAGTTCCGTCAGGCTGCCGAAGTGCTGGTGATCGAGGCCAACGCCGTATCGGATAATCCGTTGGTGTTCGCTGCTGAAGGTGATGTGATCTCCGGCGGTAACTTCCACGCCGAACCTGTGGCCATGGCCGCTGACAACATGGCCTTGGCCATCGCTGAAATCGGCTCGCTGAGTGAGCGCCGTATCTCGCTGATGATGGACAAGCACATGTCGCAATTGCCGCCGTTCCTGGTGGCCAATGGCGGAGTCAACTCCGGCTTCATGATCGCTCAGGTGACCGCTGCTGCCCTGGCCAGCGAGAACAAGGCACTGTCCCACCCGCATTCGGTGGACAGCCTGCCGACGTCCGCCAACCAGGAAGACCACGTGTCCATGGCCCCGGCCGCTGGCAAGCGTCTTTGGGAAATGGCCGAGAACACTCGTGGCATCCTCGCTGTGGAATGGCTCGCTGCCTGCCAGGGCCTGGACCTGCGCGAAGGTCTGAAGACTTCGGCCAAGCTCGAACAGGCTCGCAGCACCCTGCGCAGCAAAGTGGCGTACTACGAGAAAGATCGTTTCTTCGCCCCTGACATCAACGCTGCGAGCGAGTTGCTGGCTTCGCGTTGCCTGAATGAGCTGGTGCCGGCGAAGTTGCTGCCTAGCTTGTAAGTCGGGAGGGGCCTTTGGCCCCTATCGCGGGCAGGCCCGCTCCCACATATAGGAGCGGGCTTGCCGGCGATAACGATTTCCGCCGACAAGAATAATTAAGGACGTGAAATGCAACAGCAAGCTCAAGGCTTGAAACGCGGGCTGTCGGCTCGCCATATTCGCTTCATGGCACTGGGGTCGGCGATCGGCACCGGGCTATTTTACGGTTCTGCCTCGGCCATTCAAATGGCCGGCCCCGCGGTACTGCTCGCCTACCTGATCGGTGGTGCGGCGGTATTCATGGTCATGCGCGCCCTGGGCGAGATGGCCGTGCACAACCCGGTGTCCGGTTCGTTCGGCCATTACGCCAGCACCTACCTGGGGCCCTTGTCGGGCTTCATCCTCGGCTGGACCTATGCCTTCGAGATGATCATCGTCTGCCTGGCAGACGTCACCGCATTCGGCATCTACATGGGCTTCTGGTTCCCGGAAGTCGCGCGCTGGATCTGGGTACTGGGTATCGTGTTCCTGATCGGTGGGCTGAACCTGTGCAACGTCAAGGTCTTCGGTGAAATGGAGTTCTGGCTGTCGCTGCTGAAAGTCGGCGCGATTGTCGCGATGATCCTCGCAGGCTTCGGCATCATGTTGTTCGGCATCGGCTCGGCCAGCACCGAACAGGCCACCGGCCTCAGCAATCTCTGGGCCCACGGCGGCTTCATGCCCAACGGCATTGGCGGTTTGATCGCGTCGTTCGCGGTGGTGATGTTTGCCTTTGGCGGCATCGAAATCATCGGCATCACCGCAGGTGAAGCCAAAGACCCGCAGCGGGTGATCCCCGGGGCGATCAATGCTGTACCGATGCGGATCCTGCTGTTCTACGTTCTGACCCTGTTTGTGCTGATGGCCATCTACCCATGGCCGCAGATCGGCAGCAAGGGCAGCCCGTTCGTGCAGATTTTCGACAACCTGGGCATCAGCTCGGCGGCGACTATCCTCAATATCGTGGTGATCTCGGCGGCAGTCTCGGCCATCAACAGCGACATCTTCGGTGCCGGGCGCATGATGTACGGCCTGGCCCAGCAGGGGCACGCGCCCAAGGGCTTTGCTCAGCTGTCCAAACAGGGCGTGCCGTGGATGACCGTAGTGGTCATGGGCGCGGCCCTGCTCGGTGGCGTGCTGCTGAACTACCTGATTCCGGAGAATGTATTTCTGGTGATCGCCTCGATCGCGACCTTCGCCACGGTCTGGGTCTGGCTGATGATTCTGGTCACCCAAGTGGCCATGCGTCGCTCCATGAGCCGCGAAGAAATCGCCCAGCTGAAATTCCCGGTACCGTTCTGGCCTTATGCGCCGGCGGCGGCGATCGTGTTCATGCTGTTCGTCTTTGGCGTGCTCGGCTACTTCCCGGAAACCCAGGCGGCGCTGGCAGTCGGCGCGGTATGGATCGTGCTGCTGGTCATCGCTTACAAGTTGTGGGTGAAGCCTGCAGCCGGGCAGCCGGAAAAAGTGACATACGACCCTACTTTGTCCCATCGATAACCTAATGGAGGCCACGGATGAAAACTCTCTGGCAACACTGCCACGTCGCAAGCATGGCGCAGGGCAATTACTCGATCATCGAGGATGCCGCCATCGTGACGTCAGGAGCGCACATAGAGTGGATCGGCCCGCGCAGCGAGCTGCCGGCTGGCGACTACGCCGAGGTCCATGACCTCGCGGGTACCTGGGTCACGCCTGGCCTGATCGACTGCCACACCCATACCGTGTTCGGCGGCAATCGCAGCGGCGAGTTCGAGCAGCGCCTGCAAGGCGTGAGCTATGCCGAGATCGCCGCGGCCGGTGGCGGTATTGCCAGCACCGTGCGCGCGACGCGGGCGGCGAGCGAAGACGAGCTGTTTGCCAGCGCGCACAAGCGCTTGAAGAGCCTGCTGCACGACGGCGTCACCAGCGTCGAGATCAAGTCCGGCTACGGCCTGGACCTGGCCAGCGAGCGGAAGATTCTTCGGGTAATCCGCCGGCTCGGCGCCGAGTTGCCGGTCACGGTGCGCAGCACCTGCCTGGCCGCGCACGCCTTGCCCCCGGAATACGCCGATCGGGCCGACGATTACATCGAGCACATCTGCACTGAAATGCTCCCGGCCCTGGCGGCCGAAGGGCTGGTGGATGCAGTGGATGCCTTCTGCGAGTACCTGGCGTTCTCGCCCGCGCAGGTCGAACGGGTGTTCATCGCCGCGCAGAACTTCGGCTTGCCGGTCAAGTTGCACGCCGAGCAGCTGTCGTCCCTGCACGGTTCGAGCCTGGCGGCGCGCTATCATGCGTTGTCGGCGGACCATCTGGAATTCATGACCGAGGACGACGCCATCGCCATGGCCAAATCCGGGACGGTCGCGGTGTTGTTGCCGGGCGCGTTCTACTTCCTGCGCGAAACCCAGTTGCCGCCGATGGAGGCCTTGCGCAAACACGGCGTGAAAATCGCCGTCGCCAGCGACCTCAACCCCGGCACCTCGCCGGCGTTGTCATTGCGGCTGATGTTGAACATGGCCTGCACCTGTTTCCGAATGACCCCGGAAGAAGCCCTCGCCGGAGCGACCATTCACGCGGCCACCGCGCTGGGCATGGGCCAGACCCATGGCTCGCTGGAAATCGGCAAGGTCGCCGACTTCGTCGCCTGGGACATCGAGCGCCCGGCCGACCTGGCCTATTGGCTGGGGGGTGACTTGAACAAGCGGGTCGTTCGTCATGGTATTGAAGTATCGAATCTGGAGGTGACGCGTGGATAAGGTTCTGAATTTTCACCAGGGTCGATTGCCCCTGCTGATCAGCATGCCCCATGCCGGGTTGCGCCTGACCCCAGGGGTCAAGGCCGGGCTGATCGACGAAGCGCAATGCCTGCCCGACACCGACTGGCATATTCCGTTGCTGTACGAATTCGCCGTCGATATGGGCGCGAGTGTCGTCGCGGCCGAGTACTCGCGCTTCGTCGTCGACCTCAATCGTCCGTCCGATGACAAGCCGTTGTACGCCGGTGCCACCACCGGTCTCTATCCAGCAACATTGTTCGATGGCAAGCCGTTGTTCAAGGAAGGCCTGGAGCCTTCGGCTACCGAGCGCGCAACCTACCTGGAAAAGATCTGGACCCCTTACCACCGCACCATCGAAGATGAACTGACCCGTCTGCGCGATCAGTTCGGTTATGCGCTGCTGTGGGATGCACACTCGATCCGCTCCCACGTTCCGCACCTGTTCGACGGCAAACTGCCGGACTTCAACCTGGGCACCTTCAACGGCGCCAGCTGCGATCCACAACTGGCCAGCGAACTCGAAGCCATCTGCGGCGAGTTCAGGGACTACAGCCATGTGCTCAACGGTCGCTTCAAGGGTGGTCACATCACCCGTCACTACGGCGACCCGGCCCATCATATCCACGCCGTGCAGCTGGAACTGGCCCAGAGCACCTATATGGAAGAGTTCGAGCCGTTCCGTTACCGCGAAGACCTGGCGGCGCCGACTCAGGAAGTGCTCAAGGCGTTGCTCGAAGGGCTGCTTGCCTGGGGGCGGCAGCGTTATCCCGGTTGAAATGAAGGCCCGTTGGGCCTTGGCGTCGCAGCGGCGCACCGAGCCTTCGGCAGCGGCTACAAAATGTTCTGCCTGCCACGGTCGGTGTAGCCGCTGCCGCAGGCTGCGCTCGAGCGCGCAGCGGTCGCAACGATCTCGAGTAACCTCACCTTCTTCAAGAGCATGCTCAAACCGTAATTCGGGTTTATGATGCCGGACGGCAATACATAAGAAGTCGCAACAGGGATTCCCCGCCCCCTGCCGAGTGCTCAGCGCAGACTTTGTAGTAGCAGATTAAACCGTGCATCAATGCCGTTGCGAGCGTACAGCCTGAGCTCTGGAGGATTGCATTAAGCGGCAGCCACAGTTGCATTGGGGCTAAGAAAGTCGATGTGATAGCCAGTCGACCCATCGCCGATAGCAACGTGTATTCCAGCGATACCCTCATTTAATTGCGAGTTTATAGAGTAGTCTATGATCGGCGCCAATGAGCTGTTGACGCCGATCGCGAACTCCGTAAGAAAGAGTCCGCGAGCTCCTGCGGCCTCTTCTAACAACGTTTTGTATTCTGTGCTCCCGATGAGTAATGAGCTTATTTTGTTGTTGGTTACCGTTAAAGTTGCCTTTTTTTTAGCGATCTCTTGCGCCAGTCGATGCAGGGCAGGTTTAAGATGTTTGCTTAAACTAGCTGGAGACTTCCTCAGTACAGTTAGTATTCCAGAAATCTCAATTTTACCTTCAAAGTTAAATGGGCAAGCTTTTTCTGGGTTCATGTGTGCGTAGTGTACCTCGAAAAATTCCGCTACGGAATGAATGAAATTTTCCCTCACGTCCTCTTCTATCATTGCGTAAGGTATTGAGTCTGCTCTGATCCTGAGTTTTCCAGAAGTGTGTGGCCCGGATATCAATAGTTCTGAACAGTTGTCTAGTAGGCTTAGCAGTTTTTCTTGGGCTCGGAGAGCGCCAATGAAATCACTGTTAAGCAGCAGGTTCAAACTATAGCTTGCGGCGTAAATCGACGGCTCAAAGACGTGAGTAGCGCAAAATATGCACTTCTTCCTATCCGTTTCTTTTGCGATCTCGAATGCATGCTTGGCAGCATTGTCAGTGAATGAAAAGACAATGCTGTTGGTAGGGAGTCTCTCTAGTGAAAGTAGGTTTGAAGTTTCGTATCCATTTTTTCGCAACTCAAATAGAAATTCAAGAGAGTCGGAGAGTATGTTTATTTTTGTCGGGTCGAATAGCGACTTTAGTGAGCTTGTAGATGGCATGGTGTCAAATCCTTGATTTTTTAGGCGGCGCCAGAATTTTATCTGGCGCCGCGTCATGGAGGATTAATCTCGCGAGTGCGCCCATGCAAGTGGAGCCCAGCCGAAGTTATAAGGGTCGGATGTTATTCGATTGAGTTTTGCTTTGGCTTTTTCAACAGAATTGCTTTTCATGAGTTACCTCGTTTTGTGATTGTTGTTCCTTCGTATGAAGGTGTCATATTTTTAAATGCTGGTTGGCTTCTTGTAAATGGTGTTGGTGTCTGCGGTTTAGAATTGTTTGTTATTTATGGTTTGTTTGGAATGTTTGTAGGGCTGTAGGTCGTGTCTGTCGTCCATGTCTGTATTTCCATTTTTATTAAACTTGGGTATTGAAGGTTTTTTTTGTGGTGGGTAGGGTTTGTGCGGGTTCTGGACTTTTGGTTGAGTTTTCTTGATGTTTTTTGATCTGTTGGAGGTCTACTCACGATGCCTACAAAAAAATATATTTCACGTAAGCAGATTAAAGATGCCTTAGAGTTGCCTGATCTAACTGATTCAGATCACGCAATATTTTTATTGCTTGAAGGTATATTGGCTGGGTTGAAAATCAATGGCTGGCCGCAAGCCGAATTACGAACAGGCCCCAGGATCGTCTCAGCCCAGGAAAACTATGGCCTGCTCGGCTATAACCCCGAGGAGATCACCTTAGGCAGCGAACACACCCGGTGGATCGACGACCACTCGCTGCTACGTACGCAAACTACCAGTCAAATTCCAGCAGCATTGAAGGCTGCGGCGACGCGGCGAGAACCCGGTGAGAGGATCTTGATTGCAGCACCGGGTATTACCTTTCGGCGCGACTCTCGTGATCGCTGGCATTGTGCTGAGCCGCACCAGATGGATATCTGGGTGTTGGGGGATCCGGACTTGTCGAGCCGATCAGAACTGTTGCGCCTGGTCGGTGAGATTCTCGCTGTGGCTGTACCGGACATGCCGTGGATTTATAGTGACAGCCCTCATCACTACACTGAAGGTGGAATCGAAGTGAACCTCGTGACGGCGGAAAAGCCTGTGGAGGTGCTTGAGTGCGGGTGCATTGCTCAATCGCTGTTGCAGCGCCTGGGTATCGATACTTCTGAGCATGGTGGGCTCGCACTGGGGATGGGGCTCGATCGGTTGACCATGCTGCGCAAGGGTATCCCCGACATCCGACTGCTGCGTGATCCCAATCCTCGCGTGCAAGCCCAAATGCATGATTTGAAACCCTGGAAGGCTGTTTCTCGGCTGCCCTGCATAACCCGAGATATTTCCCTTGCCGTCACACCAGGTCAAAGCGAAGAGGGCTTGACTGAAAAGATGCTGATAGCAGCGGGGGAGCGTGCGCCATGGATAGAGGAAATGTTTATCAAGGGGCGATGGTCGATGGACGAATTGCCAGCTCAAGCCATCGACCGTTTGGGACTGCTCCCCGGGCAGGAGAACGTATTGTTGCGCGTGGTCCTGCGTGACTGTTCGCGTTCCATCACGGCTGACGAGGCGAACGATCTTTACGAAAGTATCCAGTATGCCTTGCACGAAGGTACGCCCGGCGGCGGGTATCGAATGGGCCTGCTAAATATAGAAGGGTGAATCCGAGAGGCGTCAGGAGCATGCTCAAACCGTAATTCGGGTTTATGATGCCGGACGGCAATACATAAGAAGTCCCAAAAGGGATGACCCGACCCCCTACGGAGCGTGCAATGCAGACTTTGTACCCGCAGATCAAACCTTACGCCCGGCACGATCTGGCCGTGGAAGAGCCGCATGTGCTGTATGT is a window from the Pseudomonas sp. LS1212 genome containing:
- a CDS encoding proline/glycine betaine ABC transporter permease → MFPDSFTFSIADWVNSWVDALVTNYGDVFRRVADTLLWAIVNLEGLLRATPWWLMLAIVAGIAWHATRRVLPTVIIVGLLFLVGVVGLWDKLMQTLALMLVATFISVLVGIPLGILSARSNRLRAFLMPLLDIMQTMPSFVYLIPVLMLFGLGKVPAIFATVIYAAPPLIRLTDLGIRQVDGEVMEAINAFGANRWQQLFGVQLPLALPSIMAGINQTTMMALSMVVIASMIGARGLGEDVLVGIQTLNVGRGLEAGLAIVILAVVIDRITQAYGRPRHEVNQ
- the hutU gene encoding urocanate hydratase, with the translated sequence MTDNAQNKFRDVEIRAARGNKLTAKSWLTEAPLRMLMNNLDPEVAENPKELVVYGGIGRAARNWECYDKIVESLTNLNDDETLLVQSGKPVGVFKTHSNAPRVLIANSNLVPHWATWEHFNELDAKGLAMYGQMTAGSWIYIGSQGIVQGTYETFVEAGRQHYNSNLKGKWVLTAGLGGMGGAQPLAATLAGACSLNIECQQSRIDFRLSSRYVDEQATDLDDALARLDKYTKEGKAISIALLGNAAEILPELVKRGVRPDMVTDQTSAHDPLNGYLPAGWTWEQYRDRALTEPAAVVKAAKQSMAVHVQAMLDFQKQGIPTFDYGNNIRQMAKEEGVENAFDFPGFVPAYIRPLFCRGIGPFRWAALSGNAEDIYKTDAKVKELIPDDAHLHNWLDMARERISFQGLPARICWVGLGLRAKLGLAFNEMVRSGELSAPIVIGRDHLDSGSVSSPNRETEAMQDGSDAVSDWPLLNALLNTASGATWVSLHHGGGVGMGFSQHSGMVIVCDGTDEAAERIARVLHNDPATGVMRHADAGYQIAIDCAKEQGLNLPMITG
- the hutC gene encoding histidine utilization repressor; translation: MGDSPAPLYARVKQMIALQIQNGSWPPHYRVPSESELVNQLGFSRMTINRALRELTAEGLLVRMQGVGTFVAEPKTQSALFEVHNIADEIASRGHRHTCRVITLGEEAAGSERALALDMREGQKVFHSLIVHYENDIAVQIEDRFVNASVAPEYLKQDFTKQTPYAYLSQVAPLTEGEHVVEAILAEPEECRLLQIEPGEPCLLIRRRTWSGRTPVTAARLIHPGSRHRLEGRFSK
- a CDS encoding HutD family protein, translated to MSQLKVLRAADYPRMPWKNGGGSTEEITRDAGKGLDGFGWRLSIADIAESGGFSSFAGYERIITVLQGDGMTLRVDGHSTRKLLPFDAFAFRGESAVSCNLLGGAIRDFNLIYAPQRYRARLQWFDVREPVRLFSSASTVLVFSAAEQLQVELGRHEAALLGEYDCLQLNGNNELLEIVLTGKCCLIELTAA
- a CDS encoding glycine betaine/L-proline ABC transporter ATP-binding protein, whose product is MSTAHKIEVRNVFKIFGARAEEALDMIGQKKTKDQVLAETGCVVGVNDLSLSIGSGEIFVIMGLSGSGKSTLVRHFNRLIDPTSGAILVDGEDILQYDMEALRQFRRHKISMVFQSFGLLPHRTVLDNVAYGLKVRGESKEKCTERALHWINTVGLKGYEKSYPHQLSGGMRQRVGLARALAADTDIILMDEAFSALDPLIRAEMQDQLLELQKTLHKTIVFITHDLDEAVRIGNRIAILKDGCLIQVGTPKEILYQPADEYVDRFVQRRVASL
- the hutH gene encoding histidine ammonia-lyase, whose protein sequence is MTALNLIPGQLSLAQLRDVYQQSVKISLDDSASAQIEASVACVEQILAENRTAYGINTGFGLLASTRIASEDLENLQRSLVLSHAAGVGEPISDALCRLIMVLKVNSLSRGFSGIRRKVIDALISLINAEVYPHIPLKGSVGASGDLAPLAHMSLVLLGEGKARYKGQWLPATEALAVAGLEPLTLAAKEGLALLNGTQVSTAFALRGLFEGEDLFAGALACGSLTVEAVLGSRSPFDARIHAARGQRGQIDAAAAYRHLLGERSEVSDSHENCEKVQDPYSLRCQPQVMGACLTQFRQAAEVLVIEANAVSDNPLVFAAEGDVISGGNFHAEPVAMAADNMALAIAEIGSLSERRISLMMDKHMSQLPPFLVANGGVNSGFMIAQVTAAALASENKALSHPHSVDSLPTSANQEDHVSMAPAAGKRLWEMAENTRGILAVEWLAACQGLDLREGLKTSAKLEQARSTLRSKVAYYEKDRFFAPDINAASELLASRCLNELVPAKLLPSL